The sequence CCGCAGGCTGAAGACGTCGGCGTGGGCGCGGCCGTTGAGGACGTAGAGCCACTGGTGACGCGGATCGATGTAGATGGCCTTGATCGGCTCGGCGATCTGCGGCAGGTCGATGCTGGTCTGTTCCTGGGTGGTCTCGCCGGTCAGCATGTTCTCTTCGCTGACCACTTGCTGCACATGCAGCTGGCTGCCGGTGGACGCGGCCAGCACCAGGGTCTCGTCGTTGCCGTTGATGGCGACGTGCTCCAGGGCGCGGCCCTGTGCGTCCAGCGCCATGGGCGCTTCGCCGTAGGGGAAGCTGACCTGCGGGGTGATGGTCTTGTGGTTGTCCGGGTAGGTGACCTTGTAGCTGTGCTGGAAGATCAGCGCCTGGCCGTTGGACAGGCCCAGCACCACCAGCGCGCTGCCCGGCTGGTCCTGGCCGATGGACGCCACGCTGACGCCGCCTGGCAACGGCAGTTGCTGGCGCTTCATCAGGCTACCGTCCTTGACGGAGAAGAACTGCACCTCGCCGGTGTTGGCGACGCGCATGCCCACCATGTTCTGTTCTTCCAGGGCCAGCAGCAGCGGCTTGCCGGCGTCCTGCTGCAACCAGGCGGGGCTCTGCACCTTGCGGGCGGTCAGCTCGGCGCCCTGGAACAGCGGCAGAACCACATAGGCCAGGTAGAAGAAGATCAGGGTGATGGCCGCGAGCACGGCGAGGCCGCCGACCAGCACGTACCAGCGGGTCAGGCGGTCCTTCAGCGCGCGCATCTTGCGCTTGCGCACCAGCGCCGGCGTATTGAAGTCGATGCGGGCGGGAGGATTCTTCGAGTTTGTCAGGGAGTTGGCCAGGTCAGTCATGGATTCGGGCTCTTGGCACAGTCGGCGCGCGCAGGCTTTTACGATGGGGGCACAGCCTACGGCTTTCGTGTGACAGAAAAATTACAGCGAGTTGACGTGGCGAAGCCCACCCGGAGGAGGCCTCGGGCGGGCTTCTGCGACAGGGGTCGCCCGTCGTTGTTGCGTCCTTGCGGAGCGGCCCGGGTTACAGGCCCAGATCCTTCAGGGTCTTTTCCGCGACTTTCGCCGGAACCGGGATGTAGCCGTCCTTGACGACGACTTCCTGGCCCTGCTTGGACAGCACCATCTTCACGAACTCGGCTTCCAGGGGAGCCAGGGGCTTGTTCGGCGCCTTGTTCACATAAACGTAGAGGAAGCGGGACAGCGGGTAGCTGCCGTTCAGCGCATTCTGCTCGTTGTCTTCAACGAACTCGCCGCCTTCCTTCTTGGCCAGGGCCACGGTCTTCACGCTGGAAGTCTTGTAGCCGATGCCCGAGTAGCCGATGCCGTTGACCGACTGGCTGATGGACTGAACCACGGAAGCCGAACCCGGCTGCTCGTTCACGTTCGGCTTGAAGTCGCCTTTGCACAGGGCTTCTTCCTTGAAGTAGCCGTAGGTGCCGGATACCGAGTTACGGCCGAACAACTGGACCGGCTTGTTGGCCAGGTCGCCGGTCACGCCCAGGTCACCCCAGGTCTTGACGTCGCTCTTGCCGCCGCACAGGCGGTTGGCGGAGAAGATCGCGTCGACCTGCTGCATGGTCAGACCCTTGATCGGGTTGTCCTTGTGCACGAACACGGCCAGGGCGTCGACGGCCACCGGCACGGCGGTCGGCTTGTAGCCGTACTTCTCTTCGAAGGCCTGCAGCTCGACGTCCTTCATCTTGCGGCTCATCGGGCCCAGGTTGGCGGTGCCTTCGGTCAGGGCGGGCGGCGCGGTGGAGGAACCGGCGGCCTGGATCTGGATGTTGACGTTCGGGTACTCGCGCTTGTAAGCCTCGGCCCACAGGGTCATGAGGTTGGCCAGGGTGTCGGAACCAACGCTGGAGAGGTTGCCGGAAACGCCGGTGGTCTTCTGGTAGGCCGGGATGGCCGGGTCGACAGCGGCAACCGCGCTGGCGGTGGCAACGCCGGCGGCGACAAAGGTCAGGGCCGCCATCAAACGCTTCAGTTTCATGCCTTGCTCCTAAGCAGGACGAGGGGTTGAATGCAACGGGGGCCAGTATCGAGAGGCCATGTGACCACTCTATGAATTGA is a genomic window of Pseudomonas resinovorans NBRC 106553 containing:
- a CDS encoding phosphate ABC transporter substrate-binding protein PstS family protein, which gives rise to MKLKRLMAALTFVAAGVATASAVAAVDPAIPAYQKTTGVSGNLSSVGSDTLANLMTLWAEAYKREYPNVNIQIQAAGSSTAPPALTEGTANLGPMSRKMKDVELQAFEEKYGYKPTAVPVAVDALAVFVHKDNPIKGLTMQQVDAIFSANRLCGGKSDVKTWGDLGVTGDLANKPVQLFGRNSVSGTYGYFKEEALCKGDFKPNVNEQPGSASVVQSISQSVNGIGYSGIGYKTSSVKTVALAKKEGGEFVEDNEQNALNGSYPLSRFLYVYVNKAPNKPLAPLEAEFVKMVLSKQGQEVVVKDGYIPVPAKVAEKTLKDLGL